From the genome of Spinacia oleracea cultivar Varoflay chromosome 2, BTI_SOV_V1, whole genome shotgun sequence, one region includes:
- the LOC130467223 gene encoding uncharacterized protein, translating into MFSLSAKLSALRRFLLSWCVHNRRAWGINWRDLTSAVSSAALSVTSGPSTALFISSKDEFVARAEATFLYWKQRSKIKWDVLGDSPSRLFFSSVQARKRRNYISGLWNDSDQWIQSPPAIRTLVLSFYSNLYQVDGAPVSSPDFDWDQLQLPHLLDSQIQGLMCPFSSEDIRKAMFSIADGKSPGPDGFSAALFKFHWDKVGSHVIMAVQYFFAHGFMLKDWNRTFLVLLPKVDHPDKVSQFRLIGLCNVVYKGIAKCLTHRLQSVMSSLTSETQNAFVPGRLMSDDCLLAHELISFVNNCRNKKKFYVAVKLDMNKAYDRILRDFLFKTLEVFGFPPYWIHIISQCVSTVSYQVLVNGKPTSSFRPRCGLRQGDPLSPYLFVLCMEVFSASLRLAERQHLLRGISICRNAPSISHLFFADDSLLFFEVSPDACHEVTLVLDQFSLLSGQLVNYQKSFVKFSPNTPDDYRDFLSSCLRLGHRPHLGKYLGVQVDLGRSKCSAFYDLVDRIARRISNFASLRLSTAAKLVLINSVLVASISHVLLVFQIPQSICDRIDQLCLRFWWRSSPSSSGMALRSASLLHLPKGMGGLGIRKVSSFNQALLARQAWRLFHQPQLLLSRLYRAKYPHLLALGPTSPSRPSWGCRGLMSGVKVFSQGLAWKVGSGSQVKITLDSWVPDAPITFRSSVNESEVLTHVSSLVNLRSYAWDIAVIRHLFVDATANAILALERPSVPLDDFVYWKFTPAGLHSSAHLPCLPVTWWKQFWGLKILPRFKIFVWKLMHNALPVAGLLHNRGIPLDPQCSFCHSFVESVAHLFRNCPLISAWWSISSLASLCALPLPSSFSSWCASIISRVLVLPPPVLGAFLVGLWSCWIVRNDIRFRESSFSMAALDAVFGKWSVRLADVVSFRSPLSSHRPGPILNVGHPLFFSRHHSSSLSPVICLVVDGEWVLGSNQAGVAWVFKDARSLVALGGGAQACILGSALQAELRACARPSCCDSEGFFFSVDLYGLLFFGSHFARCYVASCVSCLVAC; encoded by the exons ATGTTTTCCTTGAGTGCCAAATTATCCGCTTTGAGGCGTTTCCTGCTATCTTGGTGTGTTCATAACCGTCGGGCTTGGGGTATCAATTGGAGGGACCTGACTTCTGCAGTCTCTTCAGCAGCCCTTTCGGTTACTTCTGGTCCTTCAACGGCATTATTTATTTCATCTAAAGATGAGTTTGTGGCTCGTGCTGAGGCCACTTTCCTTTATTGGAAGCAAAGATCGAAAATTAAATGGGATGTTTTGGGGGATAGCCCTTCCAGGCTTTTCTTCTCCTCCGTTCAGGCTAGGAAGCGTCGTAACTATATTTCTGGTTTGTGGAATGATTCGGATCAGTGGATTCAATCTCCCCCAGCCATTCGAACTTTAGTTTTGAGCTTTTATTCGAATCTGTATCAGGTTGACGGGGCTCCTGTCTCTTCTCCGGATTTTGATTGGGATCAACTTCAGTTACCTCATCTGTTGGATTCTCAGATTCAGGGTCTCATGTGTCCGTTCTCTTCTGAGGATATTAGGAAGGCCATGTTTAGTATAGCAGATGGTAAATCTCCTGGGCCGGATGGTTTTTCAGCGGCTCTCTTTAAATTCCATTGGGATAAAGTTGGTTCTCATGTTATTATGGCAGTTCAATATTTTTTCGCTCATGGTTTTATGCTGAAAGATTGGAATCGCACGTTTCTGGTCTTATTGCCTAAAGTTGACCATCCTGATAAGGTTTCACAATTTCGCCTCATTGGCCTTTGTAATGTAGTCTACAAGGGTATTGCCAAGTGTCTGACTCATCGCCTTCAAAGCGTCATGTCGTCTCTTACTTCTGAGACTCAGAACGCTTTTGTTCCTGGGAGACTTATGTCCGATGATTGCTTGTTGGCCCATGAGTTAATTTCTTTTGTCAACAACTGCCGAAACAAGAAAAAGTTCTATGTTGCGGTTAAGTTAGATATGAATAAAGCTTATGATAGGATTTTGAGGGATTTTTTGTTTAAAACCCTTGAGGTTTTTGGTTTTCCTCCTTATTGGATCCACATTATTTCCCAGTGCGTTTCAACGGTTTCATATCAAGTCCTTGTGAATGGGAAGCCCACTTCTTCGTTTCGCCCGCGTTGTGGGCTTCGGCAAGGGGATCCACTTTCTCCCTATTTGTTTGTTCTTTGTATGGAAGTGTTCTCAGCCTCGTTGCGTTTGGCAGAACGTCAGCATCTTCTTCGTGGAATTTCTATTTGTAGGAATGCTCCTTCGATTTCTCATCTGTTCTTTGCTGATGATTCATTACTGTTTTTTGAGGTTTCTCCAGATGCCTGCCATGAGGTTACTCTTGTGTTGGATCAGTTTAGTCTCCTTTCGGGGCAGCTTGTGAATTACCAAAAATCCTTTGTCAAGTTTAGCCCCAATACTCCAGATGATTACCGGGATTTTCTGTCATCCTGTCTAAGGTTAGGTCATCGTCCTCATTTAGGTAAATATCTGGGGGTTCAGGTGGATTTAGGTAGGTCTAAATGTTCGGCCTTCTATGACCTAGTTGACAGAATCGCCCGTCGTATATCTAACTTTGCGTCTCTCAGGCTTTCGACGGCTGCTAAGTTGGTTCTGATTAATTCGGTTCTTGTGGCTTCAATCTCTCATGTTCTGTTGGTTTTTCAAATCCCTCAGTCTATTTGTGACCGGATTGATCAGTTATGCCTTCGGTTTTGGTGGCGCTCATCACCCTCATCGTCTGGTATGGCTTTGCGTTCTGCTTCGTTATTGCACCTGCCTAAAGGTATGGGTGGTCTTGGAATTAGGAAAGTTTCTTCCTTCAACCAAGCTTTGCTTGCCAGGCAAGCTTGGAGGCTGTTCCATCAGCCTCAGTTGTTGTTATCTCGTCTTTATCGGGCTAAGTATCCTCATCTGTTAGCTCTTGGCCCCACTTCTCCTTCTCGTCCTTCTTGGGGATGTCGGGGGTTGATGTCTGGTGTTAAGGTGTTTTCTCAGGGGTTGGCTTGGAAAGTGGGTTCTGGGTCTCAGGTCAAGATTACTCTTGACAGTTGGGTTCCGGATGCACCCATTACTTTTAGAAGTTCTGTGAATGAGTCGGAAGTTCTGACTCATGTTTCTTCTTTAGTCAATCTGCGTTCATACGCGTGGGATATTGCTGTTATTCGGCACCTGTTTGTAGATGCTACGGCTAACGCCATTCTGGCATTGGAACGACCTTCTGTTCCTCTGGATGATTTCGTTTACTGGAAATTCACTCCTGCGG GGCTGCACTCTTCTGCGCATTTGCCCTGTCTTCCTGTTACCTGGTGGAAGCAATTTTGGGGTCTGAAAATTCTTCCTCGGTTTAAGATTTTCGTCTGGAAGCTTATGCATAATGCTTTGCCTGTGGCTGGTCTTCTTCATAATCGGGGTATTCCGTTGGACCCTCAATGTAGTTTTTGTCATTCCTTTGTGGAATCCGTGGCTCACTTGTTTCGTAACTGCCCTCTGATATCGGCTTGGTGGTCTATTTCTTCGTTGGCCTCTCTCTGTGCGTTGCCTTTGCCTTCCTCGTTCTCATCATGGTGTGCTTCCATTATTTCCAGAGTGTTGGTTCTGCCTCCTCCTGTGTTGGGTGCTTTCTTGGTTGGCCTCTGGTCTTGTTGGATTGTACGAAATGACATTCGCTTCCGTGAAAGTTCTTTTTCTATGGCTGCTTTAGATGCTGTGTTTGGTAAGTGGTCTGTGAGGCTGGCGGATGTGGTTTCCTTTCGCTCTCCTCTCTCGTCTCATCGTCCAGGGCCCATCCTGAATGTGGGCCATCCGTTGTTTTTCAGTCGTCATCATTCCTCTTCGTTGTCGCCTGTTATATGCCTTGTGGTTGATGGTGAGTGGGTTTTGGGTTCTAATCAGGCAGGGGTGGCCTGGGTTTTCAAGGATGCCAGGTCCCTTGTTGCTCTTGGGGGTGGCGCCCAGGCCTGCATTTTGGGGTCTGCTCTTCAAGCGGAATTGAGAGCGTGTGCTAGGCCTTCGTGCTGCGATTCAGAGGGGTTTTTCTTCTCTGTTGATTTATACGGACTCCTCTTCTTTGGTTCGCATTTTGCAAGGTGCTATGTTGCCTCCTGTGTCAGTTGCTTGGTCGCTTGCTGA
- the LOC110797661 gene encoding auxin-binding protein ABP19b-like: protein MNNLTCFFVFCLLASLSHAIELDFCVGDPSLPRGPEGYACKDPASVTTDDFVYTGFRGERTITNVFGNNVTLAFSDAFPALNGLGISMARLDFGVGGVIPLHSHRTSEVLILAKGSIIAGFIDANNTAYYKRLQVNDVMVFPQAMLHFQINVGKTPAIAFVSLNGANPALQLTTPSLFAGNLPADIAEQITLLSHEEVMRMKRMFGTA, encoded by the coding sequence ATGAACAATCTTACATGTTTTTTTGTCTTTTGCCTCCTAGCCTCTCTTTCTCATGCCATAGAACTTGACTTTTGCGTTGGGGATCCTAGTCTCCCTAGGGGTCCTGAAGGGTATGCTTGCAAAGACCCTGCCAGTGTCACAACTGATGATTTTGTTTACACTGGTTTTCGTGGTGAAAGAACCATTACAAATGTCTTCGGGAACAACGTGACTTTAGCATTTTCAGATGCATTCCCCGCCTTAAATGGTTTAGGCATTTCGATGGCAAGGTTAGACTTTGGCGTTGGTGGAGTAATCCCTCTACACTCCCACCGTACATCAGAAGTTCTTATTTTGGCTAAAGGGTCCATCATAGCCGGATTTATTGATGCAAACAACACCGCATACTATAAAAGATTACAAGTTAATGATGTGATGGTCTTTCCACAAGCAATGCTTCACTTCCAAATCAATGTTGGTAAAACTCCGGCTATTGCGTTTGTTAGTTTGAATGGTGCAAACCCAGCATTGCAACTCACTACTCCCTCTTTGTTTGCTGGTAATTTACCTGCTGATATAGCTGAGCAAATCACACTTTTGAGTCATGAGGAAGTAATGCGTATGAAAAGAATGTTCGGTACAGCATAA
- the LOC130466777 gene encoding uncharacterized protein: MVCRSFLWSGQAYSSKPSNISWKSSCCEKKEGGLGFRDILTWNTAAIGKYVWAVATKQDSIWIKWVSSVYVKDGEWWEYQPNNSASWYWRKICETKEVLKQYYTIAEFSSMSCYSVKDVYQKLTGPKPLVHWDHMVWNRLNTPKHKFICWMAVQDRLQTAARLARIGVCSSPNCLLCDQQEEVHDHLFFACPYSKRCIEEIKSWVGFHTTHSGLQILISRIGNSHQTKFRRQVWYAALAATVYSVWRSRNGSLWDKCIPTVHSTVTRIKQIVRDRIRSVMPRKVSRKDSLWFLTL, encoded by the coding sequence ATGGTGTGTAGGTCATTTCTGTGGAGTGGGCAAGCTTATAGTAGCAAGCCAAGTAACATTTCCTGGAAAAGTTCTTGTTGTGAGAAGAAAGAGGGTGGTCTTGGCTTCAGAGATATTCTGACATGGAATACTGCAGCTATTGGTAAGTATGTGTGGGCTGTGGCCACAAAGCAAGATAGTATATGGATCAAATGGGTAAGCTCTGTATATGTCAAGGATGGGGAATGGTGGGAGTACCAGCCTAACAATTCTGCAAGCTGGTACTGGAGAAAGAtttgtgaaacaaaagaagtcCTGAAGCAATACTACACTATTGCTGAATTTAGTAGTATGTCCTGTTATTCTGTGAAAGATGTGTATCAAAAACTTACAGGTCCAAAACCCTTGGTGCACTGGGATCATATGGTTTGGAATAGATTGAATACACCCAAGCACAAGTTCATCTGTTGGATGGCTGTTCAGGATAGGTTACAGACAGCTGCAAGATTAGCCAGAATTGGTGTTTGCTCCTCCCCAAACTGTCTGTTGTGTGATCAGCAAGAAGAGGTCCATGACCATCTGTTTTTTGCTTGCCCCTATAGCAAGAGGTGTATTGAGGAGATCAAGAGTTGGGTTGGCTTTCACACTACTCACAGTGGGCTTCAGATTCTCATTAGCAGAATTGGTAATAGTCATCAAACCAAATTTCGAAGGCAAGTCTGGTATGCTGCTTTAGCAGCAACTGTGTATTCTGTATGGAGGAGTAGGAATGGCAGTTTATGGGATAAGTGTATCCCAACTGTGCATAGCACTGTTACTAGAATCAAGCAGATTGTGAGAGATCGAATTAGGAGTGTAATGCCTAGAAAAGTAAGTCGAAAGGATAGCTTATGGTTTTTAACTCTTTAA